One genomic segment of Clavelina lepadiformis chromosome 3, kaClaLepa1.1, whole genome shotgun sequence includes these proteins:
- the LOC143450363 gene encoding DNA polymerase epsilon subunit 3-like, translating to MAEKPEDLNLPNSVIARIIKEALPEGVIISKESRSAISKAASVFVLYCTSCANNYALQQKRKTLKDVDVLAALEEMEFENFVPQLKQFLEAFKLEQKGKKTALEKRRKAKESSVNTPELTSDVEKADAAGIGAEMGDLDELLVMDTDDGANNKFEPINSN from the coding sequence ATGGCTGAGAAACCTGAAGATCTGAACCTACCTAACTCTGTAATTGCCAGAATAATTAAAGAAGCATTGCCAGAAGgagtaattatttcaaaagaatCGAGGTCCGCAATATCCAAAGCAGCCAGCGTGTTTGTTTTGTACTGTACATCTTGTGCAAACAACTATGCTCTCCAGCAAAAAAGAAAGACCCTCAAAGATGTTGATGTATTAGCTGCATTAGAAGAAATggaatttgaaaactttgttcCTCAACTGAAACAGTTTTTAGAGGCTTTTAAGCTTGAACAAAAGGGAAAGAAGACAGCACTGGAAAAACGCCGAAAAGCAAAAGAAAGCTCAGTTAATACTCCTGAACTAACAAGTGATGTAGAGAAGGCTGATGCAGCAGGTATAGGTGCTGAAATGGGAGATTTGGATGAACTTCTTGTCATGGATACTGATGATGGTGCtaataataaatttgaacCCATAAATTCCAATTAA
- the LOC143450361 gene encoding calumenin-A-like, translating to MVLRVFVGLFMVGITLAAVAKKDRVVDHTLSDKEPGSPDYDHDAFVGEEEAKKFNDLSPEESRRRLGLIVEKIDKDSNGKVTEKELEDWIIFTQQRYIHEDADKQFPALDKNGDGKIHWNEYKNTSYGYLSDEDLETSEKDDEFSYKQMIARDERRWDKADTNGDKHCDLDEFKAFLHPEEFPHMIDVVVQETMDDIDKNKDGLLSLEEYINDMHTRDDTEEEPEWVATEREQFTTYRDTDKDGYLNNEEVREWILPTDFNHAIAEAKHLIQEADGDGDGELTKDEIITHHDAFVGSQATDWGEALNRHDEF from the coding sequence atggttttaaGGGTATTTGTTGGTTTATTTATGGTTGGGATTACCTTAGCGGCTGTTGCCAAGAAAGATCGTGTTGTTGATCATACGTTAAGTGATAAGGAACCAGGTTCTCCTGATTATGATCATGATGCATTTGTTGGTGAAgaagaagcaaaaaaatttaacgatCTCTCTCCAGAAGAAAGTCGTCGCAGATTAGGCTTgattgttgaaaaaattgacaaagaCAGCAATGGAAAAGTTACTGAAAAAGAACTTGAAGACTGGATAATTTTTACACAGCAACGTTACATTCATGAAGATGCTGATAAACAGTTTCCAGCACTTGACAAAAATGGTGATGGCAAAATTCACTGGAatgaatataaaaatacatcaTACGGTTATTTGTCAGATGAGGACTTGGAAACTTCCGAGAAAGATGATGAATTTAGCTACAAGCAGATGATAGCAAGGGATGAAAGAAGATGGGATAAAGCCGATACTAATGGCGACAAGCATTGTGATTTAGATGAGTTCAAGGCTTTCTTACATCCTGAGGAGTTTCCTCATATGATAGATGTTGTTGTTCAGGAAACCATGGATGATATTGACAAGAATAAAGATGGTTTACTAAGTCTGGAAGAATATATTAACGATATGCATACGCGGGATGATACTGAAGAGGAACCAGAATGGGTGGCAACTGAACGTGAACAATTCACGACATACCGAGACACAGATAAAGATGGATATTTGAATAATGAAGAGGTTCGTGAATGGATACTTCCTACAGACTTCAACCATGCAATAGCTGAAGCAAAACATTTAATTCAGGAAGCAGATGGTGATGGAGATGGAGAACTGACAAAGGATGAAATCATTACACACCATGATGCTTTTGTTGGTTCCCAAGCAACCGATTGGGGTGAAGCCTTAAATCGTCATGATGAGTTTTAA